Below is a window of Polyangiaceae bacterium DNA.
GCACCTGGTCGAAGGTCGCCGGCGCGACGGAGCCGCGATCGAAGAGCTCCTTGGTGCGCTTGTAGTCCGTCTCCGCGGAGCGCAGCCCCACCTCGGCGGCCTCGAGCAGCGTCTTGGCCTGGCGCACGGACAGATCGGCCTGCGACGAGTCCAGCCGGAACAAGAGCTGCCCCTTCTTGACCTTGTCACCCTCCTTGACCGCGACCGACGCCAGTGTGCCCGAGCCCTTCGGGCCGAGCTGGGCCTCGGCGCGCGCGTAGAGCGTGCCCGTGCCCGTGAGCGCGCCGCTCGCGGGTGCTTCGCCCGCGCCGGCCTCGGACTCCGGCCCCTCGACGGGGGGGATGGCCGGCGCAGCGACGCCGCTGCCCGCAGCGGGGGGCAGATCGGCCTTTCCCGAGGCGTTCTTGCAGCCCGCCGGCGCGAGCGCTGCCAGCAACATCGGGACCAAGATTCGACGGCTCATCGCGCGCTGGCTCCTTCGAAGAAGAAACTCAAGAGGGGCTCCGCTCGAGAGCTGAGCGGATAGCTGCGTCCGGCCTTGAGCCACGTCAGCAGCGTGCCCCGCAGCGCTCCCTCGAACATGGCGGCCAGGTGCACGGGCTCGATGTCGGCGCGGATCTGGCCGCCGGCGATCGCGTCGGCGACCACGCCCTCGACGATGCGGATGATCTCGTGGGTCGTGCGGTCGTCGCCCGCGCGCATCTCCGGTGACAGCTGCACCTGCTCCAGCGGCCCGAGCTCGGAGAGCACCGCGAACACCGCGTTCTGTCGCTCGACGTGGGCAAAGAGCTCCACCACCATCGAGCGCAGGCGCTCCGTCGGGTTCGGCAGCTCGGCGGAGCGCCGCAACAGCTCGAGCGCCTCCTCGCGTCCGCGCGCCGCGAGCGCCTCGAAGAGCGCGTCCTTGCTCGGGAAGTGCTTGTACAAGGTGCCGACCGCGACGCCGGCCTCCTTGGCGACGTCGATCATGCGCGTGGCGTGGTAGCCGTCGCGCAGGAACAGCCGCTCGGACGCGGCCAGGATCGCCTCGCTGTACGCGGCCCGCGCGTGGGTCTGGATGGTGTGTCGGAGCGGGCCGACCGCGCGCGCCTTCATGACGCCCGACAGCTAGCGTTTAGATTCTAGGTTCGCAAGTGTGAATTCATGTTCACTAAGCAAAATCAGCTGTCCGAGCGTCCAGCCGGCCCACGCCGGGGCCGCGCGGAAGACGCCGCTGGATCCCCCGCTCCGGACGGGTGCAGAACAGCCGACCATGAGCATGAGGGAACGGGTCGCTGAGCTCGAGGCACGGCGCGCGAAGATCCGCGAGATGGGCGGGGCCGAGCGGGTCGCGCGGCAACACGAGCGCGGCAAGCTGACGGCGCGCGAGCGGATGGCGGCGCTGTTCGACGCCGGCGAGTGGTTCGAGGTCGGCATGCACGGCCGGCAGATGGGACCCGCGGGGGAGCGCAGCGACACCCCAGCCGACGGCGTGCTCTGCGGCTTCGGCAAGGTCGAAGGCCGCATGGTGTGCGCCGCGGCCTACGACTTCACGGTGAAGGGCGGCAGCATCGGTCAGACCGGCGAAGAGAAGGTGACGCGCCTGCGCAAAATGGCGCTCACCGGCCGCTGGCCCATGGTCTGGCTGATCGACTCCGCTGGGGCGCGCATCGACCCGTCGAGCGGGCACCACCCGGACGAGCTCAGCCTGTTCGCCGGCTCGGGGCACCTGTTCCGCGAGCAGGTGATCATGAGCGGCGTGGTGCCGCAGGTCGCGGCCATGGTCGGGCCCGGCGCCGCCGGCACCGCGTACATCCCCGGGCTCGCCGACTTCGTGCCGATGGTGAAGGACATCGGCTCCATGGCGCTTGGCGGGCCGCCGCTGGTCAAGGCGGTGACCGGACAGGACATCGACGAGCAGACCCTGGGCGGCAGCAAGGTGCACAGCGAGGTCAGCGGGGTCGGCGACGCCGAGGTCAAGGACGACCACGAGTGCATCGCGCTGGTGAAGAAGTACCTGTCGTTCATGCCGTCGAGCGCCGACGAGGCGCCGCCCGTCGTGCCCTGCCACGACCCGGTGGACCGCCGGGACGACGCCTTGCTGGATCTCCTGCCGGAGAGCACGCGCCAGGCCTGGGACATGTACGCGCTGATCAAGCTCCTGGTCGACCACGGCGAGTACCTGGACATCAAGAAGAAGTTCGGGCGCAGCATCATCACCTGCCTCGGACGCATCGGCGGCAAGAGCGTGGGCATCGTCGCCAACCAGCCCAAGCACCTGGGCGGCATCCTGGAGAACGACAGCGCCGACAAGGCCGCGCGCTTCATCCAGATCTGCGACGCCTTCAACATCCCGCTGGTGTTCTTGCAAGACGTGCCGGGCTTCATGGTGGGCTCGAAGGTCGAGCACGCCGGCATCATCCGGCACGGCGCCAAGATGCTGCACGCGATGAGCGCGGCGACGGTGCCGAAGATCACCGTCATCGTGCGCAAGGCCTACGGCGCCGGCTACTACGTGATGTGCGGTCGCGCCTACGAGCCCGACCTGATCGTGAGCTGGCCCACCGGCGAGGTGAGCGTGATGGGCGCCGAGGGCATGGTGGGCATCGCCGGCAAGAAGCTGTTCGGCGGCGGCGAGCCCGATCCGGAGGTGAAGGCGCAGCTCGTGGGCCTAATCCAGAAGAACATCGACATCTACAAGGTCGCCGGCTGGGGCCTGGTGGACGACGTCATCGACCCGCGGGACACGCGGCGCGCCATCGCCTGGGGGCTCGAGCTCGCGCAGCACAAACGCGTGGAGCGGCCGGCGAAGAAGCGCGGCGTGATGCCGGTCTAAAGGATTGTGCGCGGACCGGTAAGGGTACCGGTACGATGCAGCGCGTTCCCCAGGTCGTTGGGCTCTTCCTGTGTGTTTTCACGCTCCTTGGCGCCTGCGCCGGGGCGGACGACGGCGCTCCGGAGGCCGAGAGCGGGGGCGCGGCCGGGGTGGCCGGGGCGGCCGGTGCGGCCGGCGAGCCTGGGGCGAGCGGAGGTGAGGGCGGGGCCTGGCCGGACTCGGGTTGGGCCACGGGCGGCGCCGCCGGGGAGCCCGCGGATGACGCCGGCACGGAGCCCGACGCGGAGCCCGAGGTGGCGGACGCAGCCGTGGACGCGCCCGCCGAGGCGGACTCCGGTCCCGAGCCGCCGCCCGACCCCTGCGCGAGCAAGGCGGACGGTGCGTACTGCGGCACGGCGCTCGGGGTCGCGGCGTCGTCGCTGGTCACCTGCGCCGCCGGCGAGACGGCGTCCAAGAAGACCTGTGCGAACGGCTGCCTCGCGACCAGCATCGGCTCCGACGCCTGCAAGTCCGCCTGCTGTTTGGCCAAGCCGCCGGGCAGCTTCGTGCGCGGGTTCAACGCGTGCTCGGCGTATTCGGGTGGGAACGAGCACTACGGCATCGACTACTCGAGCCCGCTCGGCACCAAGATCCCGGCCGGCATGGACGGCACGGTGGTCAAGGTCGTGACCGGTTACGGCAACTGTTGGGGCAGCGGCTCCGGCAGCATCGCGTGCTCGAGCACCTGCATGTCCCACTACAACCTGATCCGCATCAAGAGCGCCTGCGGCGACCCCGACAACCCCAAGAAGGACTTCTACATCGAGTACGCGCACGTGCAGAAGCTGGCGACGGGCATCAAGGTCGGCAGCGTGGTCAAGAAGGGTCAGACCATCGCCTACGTCGGCAAGAGCGGCTGCGCCTCGGGTCCCCACATCCACTTCGAGACGATGAGCGTGGCCAAGGGCGCCACTCCCACCGTACACACCTGCGCCTCGGTGAACCCGACCACGCGCTATTGCCCGTGAGGGCCTCAGGGTCCGCGCTGCGTACGCCGTGGCGTCCCTGGCTCACACCTTCGAGGTCGACGCCGACCGGCGAAATCCGCGTCAGGCACGTGTCCACTTCGGCCGCGAGGTGGCCCCTGGCCGGGTGGCGAGACAAGCGCGTCCGCCGCCCCAGCCCCGCTCGGTAGTCGACGCAGGGTCATCGGCATGCTCGTCAAACGCTTCGGCGACGCGCGCCTCGACGAGGTCCGCGACCCCCGCGATCCGCGCGGACGTCGCTGGCAGCTCGGCAGGTTGCTCGCCAGCGCGCTGCTCGGGATGGTGGCCGGAAGCAGGAGCCTGCGCGAAGTCGAGCAGCTGACTGATGAGCTCACGCCGCCAATCCGGGCGAAGCTCGGCATCCCACGTCGTGTTCCGGACACCACGCTGCGGGACGCGCTCGCGGCGCTCGAGCCCGACGACGTCCGCCCGGCCCTGCACGCAGCGACGCGCGCCGCCCAGCGCCGCAAGGCGCTCGAGCCCGACGGCTTGCCCTTCGGCGTGGTCTCGCTCGACGGCAAGGCGACCAGCGTGCCTGCCGCTGACGACTTCTTCGCCCACGTCAGACGGCGACGGCCGAAGCGCGCCTGCTCGGCCTGGTCAGGACCGTCACGGCCACGCTGACCAGCTCCACCGCACGACCCGTCATCGATGTCGTCCCGATCCCAGCCAGCACCAACGAGATGGGCATGTTTCATCGCTGTCTCGGCGCCTTGATGCGGACCTACGGACGCAGCGACCTGTTTCGCCTCGTCACCTACGACGCCGGCGCGTGCTCCAGAGAGAACGCTCGGGCGGTGCGTGACCTCGGCCTTCACTACCTGTTTGCCGGCAAGAGCACCCAACCCTCCCTCCACACCGAGGCCGTGCGCTGGCTCTACCGCCCCGTCCCGGGTCACCATTGCCCAGCCGGTGGTGGCGACCCAGCTCGACTCGGGGAGAACCGATCGAGACTGTCCGCCGCCCCTGAGACGGTTCCATCCGGCGCCGCGTGTGGCATCATCGCCGGCCAAGTCCGGAGGTTCTGATGGCCGTCTCACGCAAGAAGCTCATGAAGTTGCTCGAGGAGTCCGAGGTCGAGGGCCAGGACTTCAGCGGCTCGGACTTCAGCGGCGCAGAGATCCAGGGCGGCGACTTCAGCGAGTCGGATCTGAGCGGGGTGAACCTCGCCGGCGCGAACGTGAGCCAGGCCGAGTTCATCGGCGTGAACTTCTCGGGCGCCCGGCTGGACGGCGCACGGTTCTCTCAGTGCGAGTTCACCGACGCGGTCCTAGCGGGAGTCAGCGTGCAAGGCGCCGTCTTCGAGCAGTGCGAGTTCTCAGTCGGGGTGAGGCGTACGCTCACGGGCGCCACGTTCAAGATGTGCGACTTCGGGGGCGACGACGACAGCGACGGCGGCGCGATGACCGCGGCCGATGCGGGGGCCGCCCCCGGGCAGCCGGACAGCGCCTGGAAGGTCTACTTCCGTGGCTTCCCGGACTGGGAGGCCGACGAGCGCAGGTACCAGGCCGTCGAGGCGCTCTTCGGCTCGTTCGCCCAGAGCTTGCCTGGCTCGCAGGTCTTCCGGCGCGTCAACGACCGAAAGGTCGAGATGCGCGGCACCTACGCGAGCTTCCCGTTTCGGGTGGAGCTCGATCTCGGCGGCACGTCGATGTTCTCGATGGCAGCCCAGATGCGCCCGCACGTCGTCGCGTCGTTCTGCTACGAGCCGGATTTCGTCCCGGAGCCGCAGGTGCACGCATGGCAGCACGGTGAAACGGTGCGCGTGTTCTTCGGCAAGGGGGTGTTCCTGGAGGGGCACGCGGGCACGACCTACGTCGCGGCGAAATCCCGTCGGCGGGCAACATCGACGAGATGACGGCCCTCTGCTCGCGGCTGCCTCCGGGGAGCCTGCAAGGCATCGCCCAGCTGATGACGAGCGAGAACCTCATGTGGTTGAACGTCGGCCCCGGCTCGGTCGAGGCCAGCCCGCGCTCCGAGATCCACCAGATCTACGACCCAATGGTCACGATTGGGCGGGTCATCCACGGCATGTCGCAGTGCATCCAAGCCTTTCAGGCTGCGACCGCCAACGACCCGGCTCAGGTCCTCGCGGTCGACATCGGACAGATCTCGCTCCGCTGTCGCTACTGCAACGCGCTGCACGTCCTGACCGCCACGGCGCGTTGCCCGCACTGCGGCGCGCCCAGCGGAAGCTGAGCCTCGGCGCGCGGGCTGCTGCTGCTCCGCTAGCCGCGCTCTTGCCGGGCGAAGGCCGCGCGCAGCATGTCCTCCATGAGCAGCTCGCGGATGCGGCTGTCCGTCAGCACGTTCATCTTGTCGCCGCCGAGCGCCCGCGAGTAGCGATCGAGGTAGACCAGCTGCTTGGAGATCAGCACCAGGTCGCGGGGCAAGCCCAGCTGGTGTCGGTTCGCCAGGCGCATCAGGTTCGGCACCAGATCGGCGATGCGGAAGGCCCCGCTGGGGTCGAACATCGGCGAGTAGAGCTCCTCCAGATCCCGGGTGAAGGCCGTGCGGTCCACCTGGGCGCGGGCCGCGCCGATGGCGATCATGGCGTCTCCCAGCCGGCCGAAGTCCCGCGACTGGAAGGCGAGGACGTACTCCAGCACGCCGGCCTGCCGCTCCACCGGCAGCGTGCCGACGATGCCGAAGTCGAGGAAGCCGATGCGGCCGTCGTCGAGCAGCATGAAGTTGCCGCCGTGGACGTCGCCGTGGAAGAAGTCCGCGACCAGCAGGCACTGGAACCAGGCGCGGATGCCGGTGCGCAGGCGCTCCTGGCCGTCGAAGCCGCTCCGCTTCACGGCTGCCGTGTCGGCCACGCTCACGCCGCGAAAGCGCTCCATGGTGAGCACGCGCGGCCCGGAGAGCTCGCGCACCACCTCGGGGGCCGCCACCGAGTCCGTGCCCATCAGCCGCATGACCTGGTTGAACTCCGTCATGCGCCGGGCTTCGTTCCTGAAGTCGAGCTCCTCCGCGAGGTTCTGCGCGAAGTCGTCCACGATGCCCTCGGGGTGGCTCTGGCGCGCGCGCGCCGAGACCCAGGCGGAGAGCCTGGCGATGAGACGCATCAGCACCACGTCCGTGCTGACCAGCTCGAGCAGGCGCGGGCGCTGCACCTTGATCACGACCTCGCGGCCGTCATCGAGCGTCGCGGCGTGTACCTGCGCGATGCTGGCCGCGGCCATCGGCTCGCTGTCGATGGCCCGGAAGCGATCCACGCCCTTGCCCAGCTCGTGCTCGAGCGTGGCCCGGACCTCGGTGAACGGGAAGGGCGGCACGCGGTCCAGGCACCTCTGGAACTCGCTGGAGTAACGCGGGGGAAACAGCGCCTCGCCCGAGGCGACCAGCTGACCGAGCTTCACGTAGGTCGGTCCCAGGCGCTCGAACGCGAGCCGCAGCGCGACCGGGAGCGTCACGCGCTGGTAGCTCTCGCGCTGGCCCCTCGCGAGGTGCCAGAGCCAGCGCAGGCCGACCAAGTCCAGGAGCCAGACCGCCGCGAAGAACCAGGCCACGGCCTGGACCACCAGCAAGCGCCAGAGCACCTGCGACAGGCGCGGGCGCGGCAGCGCGTGGGTCGTCGAGAGTGCGGCTGTGGCAACGGCCGCGGGGATCGCCAGGCTCTGCGCCATTGGCGCGACAGAGTGCGGCGCGGATCTCGAGTGTCAAGGGTCGATCAGTTCTGGCGCTCGAAGGGGTGGAGCCTCGGCTCGGGGGGACGCTCCGAGGTGTGGAGCGACGGCAGCGGCAGATACTCCGGCGGGTCCGCCAGCCGCACCATCGCGTCCGAAGTCACCAAGTGGGCCACGCCGTCCACGAGCACGAAGGCCTTCGCCCAGAAGGCGTCCACGCGTTTCTCCCCGGCATGCAAGGCGACGTAACCCGC
It encodes the following:
- a CDS encoding transposase family protein; translation: MLVKRFGDARLDEVRDPRDPRGRRWQLGRLLASALLGMVAGSRSLREVEQLTDELTPPIRAKLGIPRRVPDTTLRDALAALEPDDVRPALHAATRAAQRRKALEPDGLPFGVVSLDGKATSVPAADDFFAHVRRRRPKRACSAWSGPSRPR
- a CDS encoding pentapeptide repeat-containing protein, which gives rise to MAVSRKKLMKLLEESEVEGQDFSGSDFSGAEIQGGDFSESDLSGVNLAGANVSQAEFIGVNFSGARLDGARFSQCEFTDAVLAGVSVQGAVFEQCEFSVGVRRTLTGATFKMCDFGGDDDSDGGAMTAADAGAAPGQPDSAWKVYFRGFPDWEADERRYQAVEALFGSFAQSLPGSQVFRRVNDRKVEMRGTYASFPFRVELDLGGTSMFSMAAQMRPHVVASFCYEPDFVPEPQVHAWQHGETVRVFFGKGVFLEGHAGTTYVAAKSRRRATSTR
- a CDS encoding efflux RND transporter periplasmic adaptor subunit, which produces MSRRILVPMLLAALAPAGCKNASGKADLPPAAGSGVAAPAIPPVEGPESEAGAGEAPASGALTGTGTLYARAEAQLGPKGSGTLASVAVKEGDKVKKGQLLFRLDSSQADLSVRQAKTLLEAAEVGLRSAETDYKRTKELFDRGSVAPATFDQVQARYDAAKNSVAQAKVAVSMAQKASGDSAVRSPIDGVVTAKLKSVGETVTMMPPTVVLVVQDVTVIELRARLPERALATLAPGSAIRMRLPAIGVERTTQIKRINPAIDVLTRTVEVVAELDNADGVLKPGMLAEVEFGEPDAGASDAGPERDR
- a CDS encoding AarF/ABC1/UbiB kinase family protein, which gives rise to MAQSLAIPAAVATAALSTTHALPRPRLSQVLWRLLVVQAVAWFFAAVWLLDLVGLRWLWHLARGQRESYQRVTLPVALRLAFERLGPTYVKLGQLVASGEALFPPRYSSEFQRCLDRVPPFPFTEVRATLEHELGKGVDRFRAIDSEPMAAASIAQVHAATLDDGREVVIKVQRPRLLELVSTDVVLMRLIARLSAWVSARARQSHPEGIVDDFAQNLAEELDFRNEARRMTEFNQVMRLMGTDSVAAPEVVRELSGPRVLTMERFRGVSVADTAAVKRSGFDGQERLRTGIRAWFQCLLVADFFHGDVHGGNFMLLDDGRIGFLDFGIVGTLPVERQAGVLEYVLAFQSRDFGRLGDAMIAIGAARAQVDRTAFTRDLEELYSPMFDPSGAFRIADLVPNLMRLANRHQLGLPRDLVLISKQLVYLDRYSRALGGDKMNVLTDSRIRELLMEDMLRAAFARQERG
- a CDS encoding TetR/AcrR family transcriptional regulator, with product MKARAVGPLRHTIQTHARAAYSEAILAASERLFLRDGYHATRMIDVAKEAGVAVGTLYKHFPSKDALFEALAARGREEALELLRRSAELPNPTERLRSMVVELFAHVERQNAVFAVLSELGPLEQVQLSPEMRAGDDRTTHEIIRIVEGVVADAIAGGQIRADIEPVHLAAMFEGALRGTLLTWLKAGRSYPLSSRAEPLLSFFFEGASAR
- a CDS encoding M23 family metallopeptidase; protein product: MQRVPQVVGLFLCVFTLLGACAGADDGAPEAESGGAAGVAGAAGAAGEPGASGGEGGAWPDSGWATGGAAGEPADDAGTEPDAEPEVADAAVDAPAEADSGPEPPPDPCASKADGAYCGTALGVAASSLVTCAAGETASKKTCANGCLATSIGSDACKSACCLAKPPGSFVRGFNACSAYSGGNEHYGIDYSSPLGTKIPAGMDGTVVKVVTGYGNCWGSGSGSIACSSTCMSHYNLIRIKSACGDPDNPKKDFYIEYAHVQKLATGIKVGSVVKKGQTIAYVGKSGCASGPHIHFETMSVAKGATPTVHTCASVNPTTRYCP
- a CDS encoding acyl-CoA carboxylase subunit beta produces the protein MSMRERVAELEARRAKIREMGGAERVARQHERGKLTARERMAALFDAGEWFEVGMHGRQMGPAGERSDTPADGVLCGFGKVEGRMVCAAAYDFTVKGGSIGQTGEEKVTRLRKMALTGRWPMVWLIDSAGARIDPSSGHHPDELSLFAGSGHLFREQVIMSGVVPQVAAMVGPGAAGTAYIPGLADFVPMVKDIGSMALGGPPLVKAVTGQDIDEQTLGGSKVHSEVSGVGDAEVKDDHECIALVKKYLSFMPSSADEAPPVVPCHDPVDRRDDALLDLLPESTRQAWDMYALIKLLVDHGEYLDIKKKFGRSIITCLGRIGGKSVGIVANQPKHLGGILENDSADKAARFIQICDAFNIPLVFLQDVPGFMVGSKVEHAGIIRHGAKMLHAMSAATVPKITVIVRKAYGAGYYVMCGRAYEPDLIVSWPTGEVSVMGAEGMVGIAGKKLFGGGEPDPEVKAQLVGLIQKNIDIYKVAGWGLVDDVIDPRDTRRAIAWGLELAQHKRVERPAKKRGVMPV